Genomic segment of Calypte anna isolate BGI_N300 chromosome 12, bCalAnn1_v1.p, whole genome shotgun sequence:
CTTCTTTCCTAATTTCTCAGGATAACAGATAACATATTGGCTATGGCTCGACCCTCAACAGAATTAATTGAGAAGTACAACATTATTGAACAGTTTGAAAGGTAACAAATTTAAGTCACTATTTCTTGGTATTATGAGTCTAATTCCTgatccattttctctttcatcatAGACTTGTACTGTTGATAAAAAGCCTTTCATTTTAACAATATGCAGGTAAAGATTTATTCTTCACGAAGAATAAATGtgtgtttcagaaaacatgGAATAATGAGATTTTGGCTGCATATAATGCTTTGACTCATCTATTCCTTCCTTAAGATCTGGCATAAAAACCATAATTAACCTCCAGCGTCCTGGGGAGCACGCGAGCTGTGGGAATCCACTGGAACAGGAAAGTGGCTTCAGCTACCTCCCTGAGGCTTTCATGGAGGCTGGAAGTAAGTTCCCTCCCACTGCTCTTCCTCATTAATTTTTGATTGTGGCACTTCAATTCTCCTGTGGCAAAAGCAGCTATATAAGAAATGTGGCACAAAATGGGAGGTAAGAATGAAACTTGGCAAATCTAATGGAGAGTGAATTACACATTATCCATGATTGCATCTATTTAGACTGAGATGGAGGGTTTATATATTTAGGTGCTGAGAATAAAAGACAAcagctctttggtttgttttttcttctttcttctttgttcctAGATATAGAAAGCAGTAATGGTGTCTCAAGTTCTGGTAAAATTCATGCTTTTATTACCTAGACAATAAAAGGTTATTTCATTTGAGAACATCTGTAGTGacattatttttgtgttttcatatTACGGTGAGATGAGAAAAAGGTTCTCTCAGTAAGAATCAAGCTTTTGACTGAAGAAGTCCTTTTtattactaaaaagaaaaaattatcaggTACCTATATATAGCTCAGTAATTTTTGTATGAGtcactcctttaaaaaaaaaaaagtttacaaaaaaaagttaCACCTTTTATGTCCTATCTGAACTTTAGTTTGATAGATCTTTGCTAGCTTTATGTGTTTAACAAATTTCAATAGCAAGTGTACTGTGAAATGGGAAAACAGTTCTTGCAAACTGTGGAGTTGGATCCCTGGTACAATTTTAGTACTAAAATTTTTTATTAGTCATCTCTGCATGTAGTACTGAAAATTTCAGATGTGGTatgactgaaaataaatctctctctttttatttcagtttatttttataattttggaTGGAAGGACTATGGAGTGGCATCTCTCACGACTATCCTTGATATGGTAAAAGTCATGGCTTTTGCCTTGCAGGAAGGGAGGGTAGCTGTTCACTGCCATGCAGGACTTGGTCGGACAGGTATGTGCTTAGCTGCAAGATCTATAGAATCAGTTTTCTAAAGATTAAAAATTGGTCTCTGGTTATAAGTTAGTCATTTGTTTAGATTCTGTATCACTGCCAGATGTGTGCTTATAAAATGGTTAAAAACATTTAAGTAGTTTGTGAGGAGGAGATCAGTTTTGGTATATTAAAACAGTAACCTGTAGGGTTAGAAAATTTTTGGATCTGTTACATCCAAATGTGACACCATTTTTGATGGGAAACGTCACCTCTTACACTTTAATTTTCCAGCACAACCTGTCATTCATTGTTAGATCAGGTAGATTTGGTGAAGCAGCTAAAGTTTCATTTACTTCTGTCCCTTTCAAGATGTTTTGTCTGTGGCCTCCCTGCAGAAGCCACCATTGCTCCTGTGACAGAGATGCTGAGTGAGAAATGAGCTCTCACTGATTGTGTAGGGAGGAAGGGCTTTACTCTCTTGTGGTCTAATAAATGCAATTATACTTTAGTAACAGCATCAAgtaacagaaagcagaaggtcTGTATCTGTACTTCTATCAATTTTTATCCCATAGTTCCACTGCATATTTGTTTTAGTCCTTCAACTCatgtttgcttttatattttccagGTGTTCTAATAGCTTGCTACTTAGTTTTTGCAACAAGAATGAGTGCTGATCAAGCCATCCTTTTTGTCAGAGCAAAAAGGCCAAATTCTATTCAGACTAGAGGGCAGTTGTTATGCATCAGAGAATTCACTCAGTTTTTGGTTCCCCTGAGAAATGTCTTTGCGTGCTGCGAGCCCAAATCTCACACAGTGACGCTGTCCCAGTATCTGACCCGTCAGAGACATCTGCTCCATGGTTATGAGAGCAGGCACCTCAAACACGTGCCAAAACTCATTCATCTGGTTTGCAAACTCTTGCTGGACTTGGCTGAAAACAGACAAGTGATAGAGGCAGAACTGTTAGATATACCAGACCTCACTGCTGAAATTGAGAAGACTGTTTCTCAGCTGATGTCCTCCCAGCTGGACAGTGAGCTGGGGAGGCAGGACAGTGACACCTCAGACTCCTCACACACCCACTCCTCCACTTGTGAGAACCAGgattctcttttctccctggGACATGAAAATGATCCTCTTTGGAAAAGAAGGAATGCAGAAGGCCTGCAGCCTTTCACTCATCACAGAAGGCGTCTAAGCTACAGTGACTCAGATTTAAGGAGAACAGAGTTTCTTTTAGAACAAGGAGAAACTGCATGGACAGTACCTGCTCAGATACTGAAGTGCAGCAAGGATAAGCAGAACAGTGAGGAATTGTCTGCCACAGAGGAACAAAAACCACAGTTGGATTTGAACAAAGAAGCACTAGTGCGTAATACGTGCATGTTCTGGAGTCAGGGGAAATTTAATTTGGATGGACAAAAAGGTGGATCCTCACTTTATCCCAGAAGGAACTCTGTCAGAGAAGTACAACGCAGCAGAACCTTTTCTTCAGGTCTAGCATCTGTCCACAGTACCAGGGAACCTGGAATGCCAAGTCATAATTTTAGCACTGAGGTTGGTCACAGGAAGGACCACAAGACTCACATGTACAGCAGAAGGTGCTATGTCTCCGAGGACTCtgattcttcttcttcttctaaaGTGAACTTTTCCATTGGGTATGAAAGCCAAAGTGGCAGAGATACCTCAGAGGCCATTCCACACATTGTCCTGCAGTCAGAATTAAGTTTGGAAGCCCGAAGAGTCTTGGCAGCAAAAGCACTTGCAGATATAAATGAATTTCTGGGAGAGGATGAAGTGAAACAGAAGGTAGAGATGTGGCAGGTAATTTTAAACCTGATTCAGTGTTATGGGCTCTGCATATTTCACCTAGATGAATTCACAGAGTGGGCTTTGAAATGGCACACTGTGGCTGCTAGGTTCAGtaaatggttttatttgttgtgAGACAgttttttttcacaagcaaGCAAAATACACCTACAGATGCTGATCTCCAGCAGGAGGTTAGAACATTGTTACTGGTTGTATTCCTTCACTTTACTAACTGATGAAAATTGGTGGGATTTTCTGTGGTTATAATTGGGCTGCTGGTAGCATAAAAGTAGTACAGGTTTTAAGCTAGAGCTGTGGTGTTATTCAGTGCTTTCTCAGAACTAATCAGAGGATCCTGTGTGcaaaagaatttaagaaaaatgtaactgCTTATCTTCAAAACCAGACCCTCCTAGCAACATGTCCTTTAAAGCTGGAATCCAAAGCTGTCTTATGTGTTCTAGGAGATAACTGGGAGGTTTTGAGCTGCACTGTTTATATCATCCTTCTGTTCTAGAGAATCACTTGTACCACAGCTGATTAATGTTGATGCTTTGGAAAGAactagaaatatattttttgtcaCTCTTAAAGTCTTTTTTGGTTGGAACGTAAGCAGCTGAGTACTGCTACAGTCAGAGAGAATGCTGGCAAAAGCAAATAGATGATGcattttcagttgtgttttgttttgttttgaagaaagaaCTGAACTCCCGAGATGGAGCGTGGGATAAAATCTGTACCGAGAGAGATCCTTTTATCCTCTGTAGCTTGATGTGGTCCTGGATAGAGCAGCTGAAAGAACCTATTATATCCACAGATGATATTGACAtgctggcaaaaaaatgcacagaatcTCAGGATGCTCTTTACTTACTGAGAAAGGTAGATACTATATATGTCAATTCATTCTTTAACTGCCAAATACGTTCTGTTAATGTGTGTTAAACTATTTGCTTATGGCCTTGATGCAAGGGAATTGCACTTTTAAAAGGCAGCTTCAGTCTCTTAAAAGATAAGAATGAGGATTATTTGGGTATTGAATAGTATGTGTTGCAGTTAATATTATGAGAATGAAATTCTCATAATGAATATGATGAGAAACACTTAGTACAACCTTTGAACACCTTTCAGTAGAAGCTCAACTTGTGCATAATCCCCTGAAAATTCTGCAGTTTGAGATCCAGAGGTGAAGATGAAAAATCTTCCTCTGTGACTCCATGTATGGCTTTTGTTAATGTCACAGCTGGCAGCTGTGCTTCATGGTTGCCATGCAAACCTCAGAATCCCTCATCTTTGGAAGAGTTGGGGCAAGGAATAGGAACAGTTTGCCACTTTAAGGAATCAGAAGCCAGGCCAATTTCTTTTACATGAGCAGAACTGTGACCATCCACATTCTGAAATCCCTATGAAAAACAGGTACTTCTGATCCAAACTGTTGAACTGGGCTTTCCCTAAAGAGATAGATGTGAGGTATATTAAAAAACTAATTATATATTCTCTACTCTTGGTCTTTTAGTTACAAAAATTCACTTCCTAGTTCTTTGTTTCTGAAGTCCTTTCCCCAGACTCCAGGTGTCCAAGAGCACAGCTTCTTGTCAATAGGAGGTCAAAACTTTATGTGCAGTCATCTTCATGACATGACATTGAGAATGCCCAAGTACGCTGAAAGCCATCATGCTGCTTCCTCTCTATCAAAGTTTTAACTTTCTATTGAGTAAGAAATAACTGCTTGAGACCCATTATAAAGGAATGGGAAAGGAATAATAATgacaggattttaaaatgtaaagatgTTAATTTTACCTTATCCTATAGTGTTTGAGAATCAGAGTAGTTGAGCCGGCAGACCTCTGGGTATCTCCTGGTCCAGCTGCCCTGCTTCAGCCACAGCccactgggacaggctgcttGTGTGGCAGATGCTGCAGTCCCCTCTTCATCCTCATGGCCCCTCACTGGACTTGGTCTATTATCTCCATCTCCTTGTACTGAAGAGTCCACAGCTGGACCAGCTGGACCAATCCACACAGGGCTGCTTTTCCCAGAAACCTCTtgagttttaatttaattttcactgtCAAGTGACTTGCTAGTGTGGAAATCTCTCTTCCTgggagaagggatgggaagcagcagccacaaAGATCCTGGTGCTCCCTTTGTGCAGCCTTGCAAGAAGTCCCAAGAGTGTCTTTCTGGATGCTTCCTTTAACAGGGAGAGAGACTTGGCATGACAGAAAGAGATGCAACTTTAATTAGGGAAAGTGCCCTAAACCTGCATAGCATTTCAGGCTGAAAAGATCAAATCTCACTTTTTCTACACCAATTCATAGGAGTGCTACTGGTCCTGTAGGGGACTTGGAAAAATAAGTCTCCAGATGCACACTGGACCTCCTTGAAATTTTGAGAGCTGTTTGTAATAAGCTACATGGAATAGTTTCTCCCATCCTGACTGAAATAATTATGTAGAGGCTTCTTAGGCTTGTGAAAATGCCCTCCCCAACTCCCACACCTGAAGGTTTCAGTAAAGGAAGGCACAGTCTGATCCTTCAACAGCAATCAACAAAACCTGAAAGCtaaatggtgttttttttttcatacaaatacTTCTTCTAATGAGCTGCTGTTCCTTTCACCCACCAGGAGCAATGTCAGACTATCCTTTGTATTTTACACTGTGTGGTGAACTTGCAAATGCTGCCAGCTGATGTAGAGGAGGCCTTACTTGCTCGTGCTATTAAAGCTTTCACTAAGGCAAGTAACCATTTGTCCATGACACTGGAGTTGTTTAAAATCATGAAGGGTGAATcaacagagcaggaaaagttACAGGAATCCCTTCACACTGGGTGTGCTCTGGCTGTTCTGTTTCTGAGTTTGCATTGTATAATAATCTGCCTACAGAGAGGGTAAGAAATACTCTcatcaaaattaaattctgtcaCTACAGCCTTAATCTTTTGGTCTcaattttcctgtttctggaTCACTGTCATTTCATGGACTTCTTTAAATGAGGGAAAAATTTTGAAGTAGTGAAAATAATTAGTCACTAGGAATAGCTTACCAAAGGCTTTGGTAGGTTCTGTGCTGATTGTAGAGACTTTCCAtcagattaaataattttcagaaaggaCATTGCAATTTAGTTGTTTTAGGCCCTTATAGGATGTGTAGAAGTAACTTCAGCCTTTGGAATCCTGCAGTAGCAGGGCCAGGTTAAGCTTGCTATGGCCTGGCTCAGGGCTGCTTTCTTGCAGGTGAAATTATTGAGCAGAATGTGCTATGTGCTGTTCCTGATCTCTTGTCAGGCTGTGGACATGTTACCTGTTAAAACAATAATGATATTCCTTCTACCAGTTTGTTTTAATGTCCAGTCAGCATGAACTTGCCACTCCCTGGCATTCAGTACTCCATTATGAAACACACACTTTCTTTGATAAATCCTAACACGATTTTTTTAGAAGTGTTTGGTCATGTGCTTTGCCATGTGCTATGTTACATCTCTTTACAACTGAACttgaatttctcctttttattagATCAGCTTCGATTCTGCAAATGGACCATATGTTTACCATACcttaaaaaaggtatttaaacaaacattggaagaaaaaagaaaaaagctcaaGGAAGGAACAGAGAATCCCTCTTGATTTCTGCACAGCCATGCTGAAGATTTAGATGGGCCTACcaatttcttttgcattttccagCTATTTTGTGCTCTGTGGTATGATTTACCTTAATTGAGGTAACAGCAGTTGTTAACAaagcatttcattattttagtgGGAGTTTTAGTGACAGTTGCTCTatctacacagctttaaaaagcagCCGCTGTGGGACCATTTTGTAGCAGCTGGTTTAAGGtactctgcttttatgttgTGAACTGTTctattgtatttatttagaGGCTTCTGTCACTAGCAAGCAGCACCATCTCCAACTTACACCATTGCCATAAGTTCAGTGCCATGATACACAAGGGGTTAATGGACTGAGTTAATATTTATGTGTTTCATATGTTTACATTAATGTTATTTGACTTTActtctgagaaaataaatattgactGAACTTATTcaactccttttccttttagaaatttaaaaataaaactaaggGTAATAATGAACAGATCTTGAGGGCTGCTGTTGACAGCAGGtaatttttgttcctttaaCTCTCTCAAACTGCTGTCACCAATGGGTTTCTAAAGGTGTTGCAGTAGAGATACACATCAGGTGCACTGAGTTATCAAGGACTTTCTAGGCCAAGAAGGCTTTAAAgtgtttttaacagaaaactCATGGTAGCATTTTGAGTGCTTTGAGTAAAATTTTACCTCATCAGCTAAACTTTTGTAGATGTTAagtgtgaaaatatttaattatcaaACCTTAATAAGGATGTAATTGTCTGTACCTACCTTCAGCAAAACCTTGCATAAATAAGTGTCACACAATAATGCCAAGAAATCAATGAAAACCTTCCCTGCACTAAATTCTCTAGAGGCATTTTTATCTGGTAAGACAGAAACTTCTGAGCTAGCATCATAACTGCAGGGGTTTTAATACAGCCTTAGGTTTCAGATTGGTATCCCCATTTGCAGGATTATCAGTTTATCCAGTTTGCAATATTTAAGTAGTTAAAAAAGAATCTGTGctattctaaaatatttttatttggtacTGTAATGAGTAATATTTAGAGTTAAAAATAGACcagtttttttttatatatatatatatacacacatacacacaaattATACATGCTTCAACTGTTTTTTAGtttcaaaaaaaatttctttcagtatATTACAGGTACCAGCTCCAAACACCTGGCACCAGTTCCTGATACTGTATCCTTGGAGCGTAGAAACAAGCTCAGTATTGTTTACCTCTGCGTAGTTCACAAGGATTTTCACCTATCATTAGATCCAGCTAGAATAATCTTTCTGAAGCTAACACCAGGTGTTAACATTTGAAGAATTACCTAAATGGGTGCTGTAGAACTgggtgcttttttattttgtaaagcGTTTGGCTCACTGAGAAAAGTCATTGCAATTATAGCTCATCTAGACAAATGATCACACATCCAaacttcagcagcagcctgttAATCAGCAGGTGCCCTGGATGATGTAAATGCTTAAATAGCaaattctcccttttctcttcacTCCCCTAAGTGCCAAGCCTGCCTGACAGCCCTGCCTGACAGCCTTGCAGCTGGGGGTTATGTGTGGGCTCATCAGGAGTGCTGCCTTTTCACTGCATCCACCCAcagcagtgacaggagaagCCCAGCTGCCATCTCCTGCCTTCTCTGATCCTCTAGAAAATTCCTCTCCCATTAGATGCTCTCCAGAGTAGCAGCAACAGCTCTTGCAGTAAAGCAGCACAAACAGCCCCTCTCTGTTGAGCCTCACACAGAGCCATGTCACAGGTGTGTTCCAAAGGCTCCCCCAGGCTGTGCAAGAGGaatccctgtcctgctgcagtgCTCTGGAACATCAGACTCTTCTCCCATGCTCCTTGCCTCAGGTCCCCCTGCCAGCAGGactcctctgccagggcagggttaggttggatattaggaaggaattctttccaaagagggtgctcaggcattgaTTGGAATGGGTggccagggagggggtggattctccatccctggaggtttttaagcagagactgaatgtggcactgagtgccatgggctgggaaccacggggggagtggatcaagggttggaattgatgatctccaaggtcctttccaacccgggTGATTCTGTGATAGGATTCTGAGGGTTGTTACATCCTACACATCGGAggctttccttttaaataaccATTTCAGAGCAGGCCTGGGGGAGGTATTTGAAAAGCCTTAACACTGAAGTATGAGCCCCACACTAAGTACAAAGCCTCAGACCTGGGGTAATGGATGAGACTGGGTCCAAAAGCTGCTCCTTCCTGACACACAGAAAGAGACTTCCCAGCCCACAGGAGTTCTGAGGCAGCTGCCTTTATTGCAGTGCTGAGGACATGAGGGATCCTTCCACCACCCATGCCCACCCAAGCTCTGAGTCACCCCAGTTTGGTTGCAGTTATCATACAGATTCATCAGCCACACTCACACATTCATTACATTCCTAAGAAACAGGTGGAGATATTACAATTAGTTCCAACAATTTATGCTCAGAGGGCTGCTGGAGGAAGGCTCCAAGTCTTCCTCACAGTGAACTTTTTGACCTTTGGTTCAAAATGCTGAGTTCTCATGAGCCCTTATTCCCAGAGTTCAGCCCAGCACTTACCTTGACTGCCTCCCCTTGCATGCCAGAGTTTCTCTCCAAGGtcctcctcctttctgcttTATTCCCCACAGCTCCTCAGAACCCCACGTGGAGCAGGGTGACAGGCAAACCATGGGATGCAAAAATCAACTCTACAAAGAGCAGATACTGCATCCCAGATTTGTCTGGCACAAAACCAGCTGCCAGCTTGTTGTCCTAACTGTTCTCAAGCTGACTTTGATTTGCAGCAGCAATTCTGTTCTCAGTCTGCTTCCTTTCACATACTGAATGCACGGAGATGCAGTCCTTATACCAAATTCCGTTTGATGCTTTTATGTCTGTGAGTCCATCTGTCTTCCCCCTCATTCCTTTTGAACTCTCCAACCACGTTCAAGCCAACTGAACTGAAATAAGCACTCTGAGTTCCCACCAGCTCCAGAGTGGTTTTCTATTAGCAGTCTCTGTGAAAAGAGGATGCAAGGTAAGTTCAAACTTTTTCTGACATTACAGAATTCACACGGGAATGGTGGAGAAATGCAAATGCCCTAATGGTGAGAAAAGCTTCAGTTGTGGCTTATACATTACCAGATAATGCAAACAGAAGCTAACAGAAAACAGGGATGCAGGTGTCACTATTTGTAGTGCTTTGTGACCAGGCACTTCCATATTCCCCAGGCTGAGACACTCCCTCCATCCCCGTGCTGCCAGGGCTTCTCAGGCTTTTTTCATCCCCAATGTTCTGACCTCCTAAGCTTGTTGAATTTCAAAATGTTGTGTGCTGCCACTTTCACTGTTCTGCAGAATGAACAGAACTGGGACAAATCACAAGTTTTATCACACTTATCCAAGGTGCTGCCCCAAGGTGTTGTTCAGGTGCTGTTTAATTGTAGTGGATCTTGTGTTTGGAAAGGAACCTGAGCTCCTCAGGGCTGAGGTTACAGCTGGTAACCAGGCACTGCCTAACAAGCCAGAACTTCCCTTTCATTTCTCATCTCCTACACTTGGCACAACCAAAACTCCAGTGGGTCAGGAGGAAACCCCAGCAGGCAGTGAGTACACAGCACCTGCTTCCAGCACCCACCACTGCAGGGCAGGATTTGGGCTTCCTACAGCACTCCTTTTCCAGGGAATTGTGCTTGACAGATGTATCATAACAACTGGGTTTTATACCTGGATTATTTTGTTCCATGCTGATACTGACTGTACTTGCCCACAGTGTTTCTTTTCAATGTTTCCTACACTGTGATCCACTCTTAGATGAGGAAAAAGATTTAGACTGTCCAATTCTTACCTGTCCTAAAGAAACAGAGAGTAAGGTAagcaaagttttattttgcaaaaccAAAGATTCTTCCTAAGATAATACACTTCAAGACCCACAGTTTCAATGCCCTTTgatcttcttttaaataatcAGTGCTACTGAAAAGGGGCTGCTAAGCTACAGCTATGTActtaatttaatttccaaattaaaatCTGTCAAGTCAACAACTGCATGGGGCCTGGTTGGCCACACTCTGGAATTGTTCTCTAAGCCAAAACCAAGGTCACTTCCCCAGCAGGGGCATGGGGAGCAACAGCCACCAAGGAATCAGCACACAGCTGGCCAAGTGCAGGCCCCAAAGAACACAGTCCCCCAGCAACGATTTCctgctgtgaaaataaatcTCATCTATAGAATGCTTCATTTTCGAAAAATGCTTCTGTCCACTTCCTCATTTATCTGATACCTGGAACTGCACCCTGCTCCTCTGGCAAACCCagccctccagcacctcccactGGAGAGCTGCTAAAAAAGTGCACATCAGTTACAGACACCTGAAAAAGAACACGCAATAACTGCTGTTTCTGGTAAATTCTGTCTCTGTGCTAAGGATCATTGCCTCGCCAAGACGCAGGACACGGGTCAGATGGGACCGCGGGGCTCCTGTTCCTTGCTCGGGCACCTTTCGGGGGGTCCATACCCCATCTTCTGACCCACACTGGAACTGCAACAGCCACCAACGCGATTCTCGGCTTTCTACCTGCCTGACACCCGACTGTAGATTCTGTATTCACCAGAAAATGAGTCAAATTACACCTGAAAATAGAGATTTAGAAGTAATTTAGCCACGGGCTGAATTTTTGGTAGAAAGTGTTACCTGCACAAGGAGGAAAACTGCATTGGGGTTCACTTGTCACCTGCTGAGGCTTTGGGGTTGTGTCTGACTTGAACAAAACCTCAGCCTTGTTGGGTCAGTGCTGAGCCTGGTCACTGCTCCCATCACTGCAAACGAGGCTCCTCCTcacatttattattaaaataattatttgtgaAGGCAGGACACTACACACCTCAGTACTCCATCATTCAGACTCTGTAAACCATTAGAAAATTGTAAGCACTATAAGCTGTTAGAAAAGTGTTAAACACCCACAAAAGTTTCGTTATTTGTAAaatttctcaaaagaaaacaaaactcacaGAGACAAGAACAGTCTGTGCAGTCACACGTTTTTAAAGGGATCTGTCCCAACCATCTTGtgaaaattaagaaacaaaagcagatcCCTGTTTGAAGTTTGTCTTCAAACAGAGCACTTCCCTCCTACCCCTCCTCCTCCAAAATACCGAAGTGCCTTACAGTCCCTGTGCTACAAGGAATATAACCAGAAAAGGGATTTGATAAGTAACAACAAACTAACTAGTCAGATTGCTTCTGAAGTATCAGGATAAAACCCAAATTCAGAGGCAGTGAAAAAAGTACAAACTTTGCCAAAAATACACAATTCACCACAGAGAACCAGAAGTGAGCTATGGGTTTATCTCCTCCAGCTGCAAAGGCCAGTGACCCGAAAAGAAGGATGCAGAAATAGAGATTCCTGCTTAGCAAGGAGCAGCACAAACTCATTGCTTCAAGAGCTCATTACGACTACAGATGAGGCAAAAGGACTTCACTGGGTGCTTCCCAATTAAATAAGATTATCACCTATCAGAGAATGCAATTAGCAACGTTGTGTTACTCATCCAACCATCTACTAAATCAGACTACAAAATACAATGGAAACCAAGGCTGATGATGCCCAAGAAAAAAGGACTCTGCACTGCTGACCTGAGAGCTCTTGCAGTCAAGCTGTGCCTGTGCCTGCTCTCCCCCTCAGGAGCACTTCCCAGAGgcactggagctgctgagcccttctgcctgcagcagtgTGTGATTTACCTGCTGACACACCAGCTCCTGGGATGGGTGGGCACAGTCTGTAAAGATGCACACACTGTCACCACTCCCAAATCTTCTCATCAATGGCCATTCCCGAAGCTGCTGAGAAACGAGACAGAAGCGGCCAGAGGCGATCCCCAAGTCCTGACAGGTAACAGAGCTCATGGAAACCACGGATGGAAATCCAACCCACTACAGGGCACAACACTGCACAC
This window contains:
- the PTPDC1 gene encoding protein tyrosine phosphatase domain-containing protein 1, which gives rise to MKASTITHSFCGVTGTAMTAGVLLQNELPYSSLLESSVYLANMSSGSSKRPTAKYTKVGEHLRHVIPSHVQCSVACGGRACKYENPARWSDQEQAIKGLYSSWITDNILAMARPSTELIEKYNIIEQFERSGIKTIINLQRPGEHASCGNPLEQESGFSYLPEAFMEAGIYFYNFGWKDYGVASLTTILDMVKVMAFALQEGRVAVHCHAGLGRTGVLIACYLVFATRMSADQAILFVRAKRPNSIQTRGQLLCIREFTQFLVPLRNVFACCEPKSHTVTLSQYLTRQRHLLHGYESRHLKHVPKLIHLVCKLLLDLAENRQVIEAELLDIPDLTAEIEKTVSQLMSSQLDSELGRQDSDTSDSSHTHSSTCENQDSLFSLGHENDPLWKRRNAEGLQPFTHHRRRLSYSDSDLRRTEFLLEQGETAWTVPAQILKCSKDKQNSEELSATEEQKPQLDLNKEALVRNTCMFWSQGKFNLDGQKGGSSLYPRRNSVREVQRSRTFSSGLASVHSTREPGMPSHNFSTEVGHRKDHKTHMYSRRCYVSEDSDSSSSSKVNFSIGYESQSGRDTSEAIPHIVLQSELSLEARRVLAAKALADINEFLGEDEVKQKVEMWQKELNSRDGAWDKICTERDPFILCSLMWSWIEQLKEPIISTDDIDMLAKKCTESQDALYLLRKEQCQTILCILHCVVNLQMLPADVEEALLARAIKAFTKISFDSANGPYVYHTLKKVFKQTLEEKRKKLKEGTENPS